The following coding sequences are from one uncultured Tateyamaria sp. window:
- a CDS encoding HU family DNA-binding protein, whose product MAKPMTKTQLVAALAEKMDTDKKSASSALDAICGLITDEVSGGGAVTLPGVGKIYCRERPERMVRNPATGEQFKKEADKVVKMTIAKALKDSVNG is encoded by the coding sequence ATGGCAAAACCAATGACAAAAACCCAACTCGTCGCCGCGCTGGCCGAGAAGATGGACACAGACAAGAAATCGGCAAGCAGTGCGCTGGACGCGATCTGCGGCCTGATCACGGACGAAGTGTCGGGCGGCGGTGCAGTGACCCTGCCGGGTGTTGGCAAAATCTATTGCCGCGAACGCCCCGAGCGTATGGTGCGCAACCCTGCCACCGGCGAACAGTTCAAGAAAGAAGCGGACAAGGTTGTGAAGATGACCATCGCGAAAGCGCTCAAGGACAGCGTGAACGGCTAA